One Bombus fervidus isolate BK054 chromosome 2, iyBomFerv1, whole genome shotgun sequence DNA segment encodes these proteins:
- the Wcy gene encoding WW domain-containing adapter protein with coiled-coil wacky isoform X2 → MTLTDRKGNIRGREFPTDTGIDGNACEETTKDQRWVGYRRQIPNPDTTNLYSPHLSSTKYFEKHQAHPYQNAKYNSSKGGYSSSTTSSDSRYEGRMRDSPNGNSYSPAGGLGMGMGTDRDSPRSYTSKPLYKKERENRDYKLSSSRDKYSDCARSPKDKRSRESRDSEHRTNHDRSSGEILHPIKLSSNSSRESSSQRKPSHNSCQDKRGDERGGTMERSARFGDWSEHMSSSGKKYYYNCKTEVSQWEKPREWISRTENRQRQSNDYSSRSNHDKHSNSRSNSSSVRDGKSSRQSDKREYWSSCSGSGGGSSREDVSIREREREKERERERERERDREPGREEVGVERQAQDMDISPGDSTPTSEPLTSCTHDPLPQGPVLLATALPRLTSHPPSTPQTPGKLNSPTQQGNSNAPGPPVSLANLPRLLSQITGNKEQPDITPQKALQTLQTAAILLSRQSASGDRNNSGNDVMVPLKVDTSGNVTSEGPPTPTHSETQDCIDARKLTSPGATNSGVQGLSSLQNLSTLGSLGNLSNTGLQALSRVQPPLTPSLTPSLANHYREDLTQHVRAFPADILEKQAQKLSEEAHTMGSLQCTRVSAELKTARSIVRLTEIQATLQEQRILFLRQQIQTLEELKSQNSFMSDDS, encoded by the exons ATGACATTGACCGACCGAAAAGGGAACATCCGAGGCCGCGAATTTCCCACAGACACCGGCATTGATGGTAATGCATGCGAGGAAACCACAAAGGATCAGCGATGGGTAGGGTACCGACGTCAAATACCCAATCCTGACACAACCAACCTCTACTCACCTCACCTCTCATCTACAAA GTACTTCGAAAAGCACCAGGCCCATCCCTATCAG AACGCAAAGTATAACAGTTCTAAGGGTGGATACTCTTCATCAACAACATCATCAGATAGTCGTTACGAGGGACGTATGCGAGATTCCCCAAATGGCAACTCTTATAGTCCAGCAGGGGGCTTGGGTATGGGCATGGGAACAGATAGAGACAGCCCTCGCAGCTACACATCCAAGCCCCTATAcaagaaggagagagaaaacAGAGACTACAAGTTATCCTCCTCTAGGGACAAGTACTCGG ATTGTGCACGATCCCCAAAAGACAAGAGAAGCCGTGAGAGCAGAGATTCAGAACACAGGACCAACCATGATAGGAGTAGTGGAGAG ATTTTACATCCTATAAAATTATCATCGAATTCATCAAGAGAGTCATCATCTCAGAGAAAACCATCACATAATTCCTGTCAG GACAAACGTGGTGATGAGCGAGGAGGTACAATGGAACGTTCGGCCAGGTTTGGTGATTGGTCAGAACATATGAGTTCTTCGGGCAAGAAGTATTATTACAACTGCAAAACAGAAGTTTCTCAGTGGGAAAAACCACGGGAATGGATTAGTCGAACAGAAAACCGACAACGTCAATCCAATGATTATTCTTCTAGGTCAA ATCATgataaacattccaactcgCGGTCAAATAGTAGCAGTGTGCGAGATGGTAAATCATCGCGTCAGTCCGACAAACGAGAATATTGGAGCTCATGCAGTGGAAGTGGTGGTGGTAGTAGTAGAGAAGATGTTTCTATTAGGGAAagggaaagggaaaaagaacgGGAAAGAGAACGAGAACGCGAAAGAGATCGGGAACCAGGTAGAGAAGAAGTGGGAGTGGAGCGTCAAGCACAAGATATGGATATATCTCCAGGTGATTCTACTCCAACCTCTGAACCTCTGACATCTTGTACCCACGATCCACTGCCTCAAGGTCCTGTTTTGTTAGCCACTG CGTTACCTCGGTTAACATCACATCCACCGTCTACACCACAAACACCTGGAAAACTTAATTCACCAACACAACAAGGAAACAGTAATGCTCCAGGTCCACCGGTTTCATTAGCAAATCTTCCAAGACTTTTGTCTCAAATCACAGGCAATAAGGAACAACCCGACATTACACCGCAGAAAGCATTACAAACACTTCAAACAGCCGCTATTCTATTGTCTAGACAA TCAGCTAGTGGTGACCGAAATAATAGTGGAAATGACGTAATGGTTCCACTAAAGGTTGATACAAGCGGCAATGTTACAAGTGAGGGACCACCTACTCCCACACATTCGGAAACCCAGGATTGTATCGATGCTCGAAAAT TAACAAGTCCTGGGGCGACGAATTCTGGAGTACAAGGTTTAAGCTCATTGCAAAATCTTAGTACATTAGGTTCCCTTGGAAATTTAAGTAATACAGGTTTACAAGCATTGTCTAGAGTACAGCCTCCTTTAACACCTTCCTTAACACCATCACTTGCTAATCACTATCGGGAAGATTTAACGCAACACGTGCGTGCCTTTCCTGCTGATATTCTTGAAAAACAG GCACAGAAGCTTAGTGAAGAAGCACACACAATGGGAAGTTTGCAGTGTACAAGAGTGTCGGCAGAGTTAAAGACAGCACGATCGATAGTGAGGCTGACAGAAATTCAAGCAACGTTACAGGAACAAAg GATATTATTTCTCCGTCAACAAATTCAAACATTGGAGGAGCTAAAATCCCAAAATTCCTTCATGTCTGACGATTCTTAG
- the Wcy gene encoding WW domain-containing adapter protein with coiled-coil wacky isoform X1 → MTLTDRKGNIRGREFPTDTGIDGNACEETTKDQRWVGYRRQIPNPDTTNLYSPHLSSTKYFEKHQAHPYQNAKYNSSKGGYSSSTTSSDSRYEGRMRDSPNGNSYSPAGGLGMGMGTDRDSPRSYTSKPLYKKERENRDYKLSSSRDKYSDCARSPKDKRSRESRDSEHRTNHDRSSGEILHPIKLSSNSSRESSSQRKPSHNSCQDKRGDERGGTMERSARFGDWSEHMSSSGKKYYYNCKTEVSQWEKPREWISRTENRQRQSNDYSSRSNHDKHSNSRSNSSSVRDGKSSRQSDKREYWSSCSGSGGGSSREDVSIREREREKERERERERERDREPGREEVGVERQAQDMDISPGDSTPTSEPLTSCTHDPLPQGPVLLATALPRLTSHPPSTPQTPGKLNSPTQQGNSNAPGPPVSLANLPRLLSQITGNKEQPDITPQKALQTLQTAAILLSRQQSASGDRNNSGNDVMVPLKVDTSGNVTSEGPPTPTHSETQDCIDARKLTSPGATNSGVQGLSSLQNLSTLGSLGNLSNTGLQALSRVQPPLTPSLTPSLANHYREDLTQHVRAFPADILEKQAQKLSEEAHTMGSLQCTRVSAELKTARSIVRLTEIQATLQEQRILFLRQQIQTLEELKSQNSFMSDDS, encoded by the exons ATGACATTGACCGACCGAAAAGGGAACATCCGAGGCCGCGAATTTCCCACAGACACCGGCATTGATGGTAATGCATGCGAGGAAACCACAAAGGATCAGCGATGGGTAGGGTACCGACGTCAAATACCCAATCCTGACACAACCAACCTCTACTCACCTCACCTCTCATCTACAAA GTACTTCGAAAAGCACCAGGCCCATCCCTATCAG AACGCAAAGTATAACAGTTCTAAGGGTGGATACTCTTCATCAACAACATCATCAGATAGTCGTTACGAGGGACGTATGCGAGATTCCCCAAATGGCAACTCTTATAGTCCAGCAGGGGGCTTGGGTATGGGCATGGGAACAGATAGAGACAGCCCTCGCAGCTACACATCCAAGCCCCTATAcaagaaggagagagaaaacAGAGACTACAAGTTATCCTCCTCTAGGGACAAGTACTCGG ATTGTGCACGATCCCCAAAAGACAAGAGAAGCCGTGAGAGCAGAGATTCAGAACACAGGACCAACCATGATAGGAGTAGTGGAGAG ATTTTACATCCTATAAAATTATCATCGAATTCATCAAGAGAGTCATCATCTCAGAGAAAACCATCACATAATTCCTGTCAG GACAAACGTGGTGATGAGCGAGGAGGTACAATGGAACGTTCGGCCAGGTTTGGTGATTGGTCAGAACATATGAGTTCTTCGGGCAAGAAGTATTATTACAACTGCAAAACAGAAGTTTCTCAGTGGGAAAAACCACGGGAATGGATTAGTCGAACAGAAAACCGACAACGTCAATCCAATGATTATTCTTCTAGGTCAA ATCATgataaacattccaactcgCGGTCAAATAGTAGCAGTGTGCGAGATGGTAAATCATCGCGTCAGTCCGACAAACGAGAATATTGGAGCTCATGCAGTGGAAGTGGTGGTGGTAGTAGTAGAGAAGATGTTTCTATTAGGGAAagggaaagggaaaaagaacgGGAAAGAGAACGAGAACGCGAAAGAGATCGGGAACCAGGTAGAGAAGAAGTGGGAGTGGAGCGTCAAGCACAAGATATGGATATATCTCCAGGTGATTCTACTCCAACCTCTGAACCTCTGACATCTTGTACCCACGATCCACTGCCTCAAGGTCCTGTTTTGTTAGCCACTG CGTTACCTCGGTTAACATCACATCCACCGTCTACACCACAAACACCTGGAAAACTTAATTCACCAACACAACAAGGAAACAGTAATGCTCCAGGTCCACCGGTTTCATTAGCAAATCTTCCAAGACTTTTGTCTCAAATCACAGGCAATAAGGAACAACCCGACATTACACCGCAGAAAGCATTACAAACACTTCAAACAGCCGCTATTCTATTGTCTAGACAA CAGTCAGCTAGTGGTGACCGAAATAATAGTGGAAATGACGTAATGGTTCCACTAAAGGTTGATACAAGCGGCAATGTTACAAGTGAGGGACCACCTACTCCCACACATTCGGAAACCCAGGATTGTATCGATGCTCGAAAAT TAACAAGTCCTGGGGCGACGAATTCTGGAGTACAAGGTTTAAGCTCATTGCAAAATCTTAGTACATTAGGTTCCCTTGGAAATTTAAGTAATACAGGTTTACAAGCATTGTCTAGAGTACAGCCTCCTTTAACACCTTCCTTAACACCATCACTTGCTAATCACTATCGGGAAGATTTAACGCAACACGTGCGTGCCTTTCCTGCTGATATTCTTGAAAAACAG GCACAGAAGCTTAGTGAAGAAGCACACACAATGGGAAGTTTGCAGTGTACAAGAGTGTCGGCAGAGTTAAAGACAGCACGATCGATAGTGAGGCTGACAGAAATTCAAGCAACGTTACAGGAACAAAg GATATTATTTCTCCGTCAACAAATTCAAACATTGGAGGAGCTAAAATCCCAAAATTCCTTCATGTCTGACGATTCTTAG
- the Wcy gene encoding WW domain-containing adapter protein with coiled-coil wacky isoform X4, whose translation MVMHARKPQRISDGYFEKHQAHPYQNAKYNSSKGGYSSSTTSSDSRYEGRMRDSPNGNSYSPAGGLGMGMGTDRDSPRSYTSKPLYKKERENRDYKLSSSRDKYSDCARSPKDKRSRESRDSEHRTNHDRSSGEILHPIKLSSNSSRESSSQRKPSHNSCQDKRGDERGGTMERSARFGDWSEHMSSSGKKYYYNCKTEVSQWEKPREWISRTENRQRQSNDYSSRSNHDKHSNSRSNSSSVRDGKSSRQSDKREYWSSCSGSGGGSSREDVSIREREREKERERERERERDREPGREEVGVERQAQDMDISPGDSTPTSEPLTSCTHDPLPQGPVLLATALPRLTSHPPSTPQTPGKLNSPTQQGNSNAPGPPVSLANLPRLLSQITGNKEQPDITPQKALQTLQTAAILLSRQSASGDRNNSGNDVMVPLKVDTSGNVTSEGPPTPTHSETQDCIDARKLTSPGATNSGVQGLSSLQNLSTLGSLGNLSNTGLQALSRVQPPLTPSLTPSLANHYREDLTQHVRAFPADILEKQAQKLSEEAHTMGSLQCTRVSAELKTARSIVRLTEIQATLQEQRILFLRQQIQTLEELKSQNSFMSDDS comes from the exons ATGGTAATGCATGCGAGGAAACCACAAAGGATCAGCGATGG GTACTTCGAAAAGCACCAGGCCCATCCCTATCAG AACGCAAAGTATAACAGTTCTAAGGGTGGATACTCTTCATCAACAACATCATCAGATAGTCGTTACGAGGGACGTATGCGAGATTCCCCAAATGGCAACTCTTATAGTCCAGCAGGGGGCTTGGGTATGGGCATGGGAACAGATAGAGACAGCCCTCGCAGCTACACATCCAAGCCCCTATAcaagaaggagagagaaaacAGAGACTACAAGTTATCCTCCTCTAGGGACAAGTACTCGG ATTGTGCACGATCCCCAAAAGACAAGAGAAGCCGTGAGAGCAGAGATTCAGAACACAGGACCAACCATGATAGGAGTAGTGGAGAG ATTTTACATCCTATAAAATTATCATCGAATTCATCAAGAGAGTCATCATCTCAGAGAAAACCATCACATAATTCCTGTCAG GACAAACGTGGTGATGAGCGAGGAGGTACAATGGAACGTTCGGCCAGGTTTGGTGATTGGTCAGAACATATGAGTTCTTCGGGCAAGAAGTATTATTACAACTGCAAAACAGAAGTTTCTCAGTGGGAAAAACCACGGGAATGGATTAGTCGAACAGAAAACCGACAACGTCAATCCAATGATTATTCTTCTAGGTCAA ATCATgataaacattccaactcgCGGTCAAATAGTAGCAGTGTGCGAGATGGTAAATCATCGCGTCAGTCCGACAAACGAGAATATTGGAGCTCATGCAGTGGAAGTGGTGGTGGTAGTAGTAGAGAAGATGTTTCTATTAGGGAAagggaaagggaaaaagaacgGGAAAGAGAACGAGAACGCGAAAGAGATCGGGAACCAGGTAGAGAAGAAGTGGGAGTGGAGCGTCAAGCACAAGATATGGATATATCTCCAGGTGATTCTACTCCAACCTCTGAACCTCTGACATCTTGTACCCACGATCCACTGCCTCAAGGTCCTGTTTTGTTAGCCACTG CGTTACCTCGGTTAACATCACATCCACCGTCTACACCACAAACACCTGGAAAACTTAATTCACCAACACAACAAGGAAACAGTAATGCTCCAGGTCCACCGGTTTCATTAGCAAATCTTCCAAGACTTTTGTCTCAAATCACAGGCAATAAGGAACAACCCGACATTACACCGCAGAAAGCATTACAAACACTTCAAACAGCCGCTATTCTATTGTCTAGACAA TCAGCTAGTGGTGACCGAAATAATAGTGGAAATGACGTAATGGTTCCACTAAAGGTTGATACAAGCGGCAATGTTACAAGTGAGGGACCACCTACTCCCACACATTCGGAAACCCAGGATTGTATCGATGCTCGAAAAT TAACAAGTCCTGGGGCGACGAATTCTGGAGTACAAGGTTTAAGCTCATTGCAAAATCTTAGTACATTAGGTTCCCTTGGAAATTTAAGTAATACAGGTTTACAAGCATTGTCTAGAGTACAGCCTCCTTTAACACCTTCCTTAACACCATCACTTGCTAATCACTATCGGGAAGATTTAACGCAACACGTGCGTGCCTTTCCTGCTGATATTCTTGAAAAACAG GCACAGAAGCTTAGTGAAGAAGCACACACAATGGGAAGTTTGCAGTGTACAAGAGTGTCGGCAGAGTTAAAGACAGCACGATCGATAGTGAGGCTGACAGAAATTCAAGCAACGTTACAGGAACAAAg GATATTATTTCTCCGTCAACAAATTCAAACATTGGAGGAGCTAAAATCCCAAAATTCCTTCATGTCTGACGATTCTTAG
- the Wcy gene encoding WW domain-containing adapter protein with coiled-coil wacky isoform X3: MVMHARKPQRISDGYFEKHQAHPYQNAKYNSSKGGYSSSTTSSDSRYEGRMRDSPNGNSYSPAGGLGMGMGTDRDSPRSYTSKPLYKKERENRDYKLSSSRDKYSDCARSPKDKRSRESRDSEHRTNHDRSSGEILHPIKLSSNSSRESSSQRKPSHNSCQDKRGDERGGTMERSARFGDWSEHMSSSGKKYYYNCKTEVSQWEKPREWISRTENRQRQSNDYSSRSNHDKHSNSRSNSSSVRDGKSSRQSDKREYWSSCSGSGGGSSREDVSIREREREKERERERERERDREPGREEVGVERQAQDMDISPGDSTPTSEPLTSCTHDPLPQGPVLLATALPRLTSHPPSTPQTPGKLNSPTQQGNSNAPGPPVSLANLPRLLSQITGNKEQPDITPQKALQTLQTAAILLSRQQSASGDRNNSGNDVMVPLKVDTSGNVTSEGPPTPTHSETQDCIDARKLTSPGATNSGVQGLSSLQNLSTLGSLGNLSNTGLQALSRVQPPLTPSLTPSLANHYREDLTQHVRAFPADILEKQAQKLSEEAHTMGSLQCTRVSAELKTARSIVRLTEIQATLQEQRILFLRQQIQTLEELKSQNSFMSDDS, encoded by the exons ATGGTAATGCATGCGAGGAAACCACAAAGGATCAGCGATGG GTACTTCGAAAAGCACCAGGCCCATCCCTATCAG AACGCAAAGTATAACAGTTCTAAGGGTGGATACTCTTCATCAACAACATCATCAGATAGTCGTTACGAGGGACGTATGCGAGATTCCCCAAATGGCAACTCTTATAGTCCAGCAGGGGGCTTGGGTATGGGCATGGGAACAGATAGAGACAGCCCTCGCAGCTACACATCCAAGCCCCTATAcaagaaggagagagaaaacAGAGACTACAAGTTATCCTCCTCTAGGGACAAGTACTCGG ATTGTGCACGATCCCCAAAAGACAAGAGAAGCCGTGAGAGCAGAGATTCAGAACACAGGACCAACCATGATAGGAGTAGTGGAGAG ATTTTACATCCTATAAAATTATCATCGAATTCATCAAGAGAGTCATCATCTCAGAGAAAACCATCACATAATTCCTGTCAG GACAAACGTGGTGATGAGCGAGGAGGTACAATGGAACGTTCGGCCAGGTTTGGTGATTGGTCAGAACATATGAGTTCTTCGGGCAAGAAGTATTATTACAACTGCAAAACAGAAGTTTCTCAGTGGGAAAAACCACGGGAATGGATTAGTCGAACAGAAAACCGACAACGTCAATCCAATGATTATTCTTCTAGGTCAA ATCATgataaacattccaactcgCGGTCAAATAGTAGCAGTGTGCGAGATGGTAAATCATCGCGTCAGTCCGACAAACGAGAATATTGGAGCTCATGCAGTGGAAGTGGTGGTGGTAGTAGTAGAGAAGATGTTTCTATTAGGGAAagggaaagggaaaaagaacgGGAAAGAGAACGAGAACGCGAAAGAGATCGGGAACCAGGTAGAGAAGAAGTGGGAGTGGAGCGTCAAGCACAAGATATGGATATATCTCCAGGTGATTCTACTCCAACCTCTGAACCTCTGACATCTTGTACCCACGATCCACTGCCTCAAGGTCCTGTTTTGTTAGCCACTG CGTTACCTCGGTTAACATCACATCCACCGTCTACACCACAAACACCTGGAAAACTTAATTCACCAACACAACAAGGAAACAGTAATGCTCCAGGTCCACCGGTTTCATTAGCAAATCTTCCAAGACTTTTGTCTCAAATCACAGGCAATAAGGAACAACCCGACATTACACCGCAGAAAGCATTACAAACACTTCAAACAGCCGCTATTCTATTGTCTAGACAA CAGTCAGCTAGTGGTGACCGAAATAATAGTGGAAATGACGTAATGGTTCCACTAAAGGTTGATACAAGCGGCAATGTTACAAGTGAGGGACCACCTACTCCCACACATTCGGAAACCCAGGATTGTATCGATGCTCGAAAAT TAACAAGTCCTGGGGCGACGAATTCTGGAGTACAAGGTTTAAGCTCATTGCAAAATCTTAGTACATTAGGTTCCCTTGGAAATTTAAGTAATACAGGTTTACAAGCATTGTCTAGAGTACAGCCTCCTTTAACACCTTCCTTAACACCATCACTTGCTAATCACTATCGGGAAGATTTAACGCAACACGTGCGTGCCTTTCCTGCTGATATTCTTGAAAAACAG GCACAGAAGCTTAGTGAAGAAGCACACACAATGGGAAGTTTGCAGTGTACAAGAGTGTCGGCAGAGTTAAAGACAGCACGATCGATAGTGAGGCTGACAGAAATTCAAGCAACGTTACAGGAACAAAg GATATTATTTCTCCGTCAACAAATTCAAACATTGGAGGAGCTAAAATCCCAAAATTCCTTCATGTCTGACGATTCTTAG